One stretch of Aquimarina sp. Aq107 DNA includes these proteins:
- a CDS encoding RNA polymerase sigma factor yields MRQYQGTAEDVEDIFQEALVLLYHKLRSGNIELPISSIETYFIGICKNLWRNKLRKQRRIEHQEINEKNLADTSDSILIGITKEHQLDIFHKHLNNLSNSSKNVLNLFFEGKSMKDIASSTGYTEGYTRKKKCIIKERLYKMVQNDPVYKELVA; encoded by the coding sequence ATTAGACAATATCAAGGAACTGCAGAAGATGTAGAAGATATATTTCAGGAAGCCTTGGTATTACTTTATCATAAGCTACGTTCTGGAAACATAGAACTACCTATATCTTCTATAGAAACCTACTTTATTGGAATTTGTAAAAATCTGTGGAGAAACAAATTACGCAAACAACGCAGGATAGAACATCAAGAAATTAACGAAAAAAATCTGGCAGATACATCAGATTCAATTTTAATCGGAATTACAAAAGAACACCAACTTGATATCTTTCATAAACACCTTAATAACCTAAGCAATAGCAGTAAAAATGTATTAAATCTATTTTTTGAAGGAAAAAGCATGAAAGATATTGCTAGCAGTACCGGATATACTGAGGGATATACACGCAAAAAGAAATGCATAATTAAAGAACGTCTATACAAAATGGTTCAAAACGATCCTGTGTACAAGGAATTGGTAGCTTAA